The region CGACGAGACGCCCTGCAGCCACATAGGCAAGCATCAGCGCTCCGGAGCCGTTCCGAATGAACGTGCCGCCGCTGGCGAGCAACGCCGTTATGATGGAGCCGACAACCTCCGGAGCGACGTGCGTATTGCAGCCAATACCGGTCATGGCGTTCTGTATCGTGCGGGAGGGATCGAGCAAAAGCGTCTCGCCATTCAAGCTCGCGCCAAGGCCAAGGGCTGCGGCATAAAGCTCGTTCGCGCAAGGCGCTTGGATCACGCCGACGACCGGGACGCCCTGGTAGAGGACAGCGACAGAAACGCACCAGGTGGGCATGCCATTGACGAAGGGCGCGGTGCCGTCGATTGGATCGACAACCCAGGTGTAGCCGGAGCTTCCCGCTTGATGGCCGAACTCCTCGCCGAGGAAACCGTCCTCGGGAATTGCTGCCGCAACCCGCTCACGCAGGAAGGTCTCGACGTTCCGATCCGCGATCGACACGACATCCTGAAGATCGCGCTTGGTCTCGATCACGAGAGT is a window of Rhizobium sp. N324 DNA encoding:
- a CDS encoding inositol monophosphatase family protein, coding for MTMHDTDLERRFALAKSLAAEAGALAFDYFNKRETLVIETKRDLQDVVSIADRNVETFLRERVAAAIPEDGFLGEEFGHQAGSSGYTWVVDPIDGTAPFVNGMPTWCVSVAVLYQGVPVVGVIQAPCANELYAAALGLGASLNGETLLLDPSRTIQNAMTGIGCNTHVAPEVVGSIITALLASGGTFIRNGSGALMLAYVAAGRLVGYYEPHMRAWDCMAGYCLVKEAGGQYLPFPTEGEDLFKGHPVLASNVSAYPELLAIHNLRDGNRTAL